The genomic DNA ATATAAGCTACTAATCTCATGTTTCTTTCAATTAATGTATCTTTTGCACTTTTATCGTTTTCTATTTTAAATTTAGTTAAATACTCAATCTCTTCTTCAGGGGTTAAGGGTTTTTCAAAAGATTTAAGAGCTGCCAATAGGTCACCCCCTTTTCAACGGTCACTTTAAATTATATGAAGGAGACTTATCCAAGTTGACTGTTATCTAATAAAATAATATGCATATTTTTAGAATTTAAAACATATATTTGCAAACTTTTGAATGGAATATGACATAAAGAGTGGGAATTTAAATTTAAGTTTTTGTTGTATATATATGAAACAAGGCGAAGAAATTATTGATTTATAAAGTATAAATTGGAATTGAGGTGTCAATAAATATAAAAGGAAATAGTATTTATATATGTTTTGGTGTTGAAGTAAAAGATTAATGCAAAGTATTAGAGTCTATAAAAATATGAATATAGGAGGTGTAATTTTACAATATTTAAAAAAGTAAATGTAATTAATTGTTTGTATAAAGTTGATTACAAGCAAAAGTATCAGTCATAGTTAATACTGTTAAGGATGAAGGTGGTGTGTTAATTTATATATGTATGGGAAGAAATTTTGATTACAATGAAAAAACTTACAAAAGATATTTACAAAAAAACTTATAGTTAAATGTTTATATATAAAATACTATTTAGGGGTTGTTTTTATTATTGAAAATAAGAAAGAGTGGTTTTATATCAATCGAATGTATAATAAGTATTGCTATATTATATGTGGCTGTTTATTTAGTTTCTACATCATTGTATAATTGTTATAGTTTTATCAGTAGAAATATATCTGACAGAGAAATGTTAAGTACAGCAAAAAAATATATAGAAGATGAGAAGTATAGAATACAAAATAGTAAGTATGAGTTAATTGAAGATAAGATAGAAAAAAATTACATAAATGGATATGAAATTAACAGTAGAATAGAGCAAATTTTAGATTATTATCAATGCTATGAAATAAATATAGAGATAAAAAATGAATTTAAAAAACTGAGGTTTAATAGCTATGTTACTAGAAAATAAAGGCTCTATATTAATAATAACATTGATAATATTTTCTATTATAAGTACTGTGTGCATTATGTGTATAGGTTTAATTTATACACATAATAATATGTTTGAGTTAGGATACAAAGACATTCAACTAAAAGAAATTTCTTTAAGTGGAATAGAAATATCAGTAAGTAATGTACTTTCTTGTGTTGAGGAAGCTATTGATGTATCTAATAATGAAGACGAATTTAGAGAATATTTCTTAGGAAATAATATGATTGAATGTATAAAAAAAATAAAAGATACATCTTATAGTAGTTTAGAAGAACTTTCTTTAAAAGTAGAAAATAATACTATTTATGACAGAGGAGATTTTTTTGAATTTGATATAGAAAGTAATGTTAGAGAAAAAGAATTTTTAAAAGCAATAAAAGTAAGAGTGAAAATCAAAAATCCATGGATAGGAATTGACATTGAAGATTATATGGATAAATCTAATAACAATAAAATTGATGACAAAACATTCAATAATTATAAAGCATCTGAAAATAATGAAATTCTAAATCAATTTAAAAATGAAAGTGAAAATATAAGGAATCAAGAGGTTGGTGGATTTACAGAAGAAGATGAAGAATATGAAGAAGAACTTAAACAAAACATAATTGAAAATATAAAGAAGAATTTTGATGAAAAAAACCTAGTACAGGTATATAAGTATAGGGGTGTATAACTTTGAAAAAAGAAGGAATGTGACTGTAATAGAATTAATAGTATCTATCAGTATAATACTCTTGATAGTTACATTATCTTTTCCAAAAGATAATCTTGAAAATCATAAAATAAATTTATTTGCACGTCAACTTTGTTCAGATATAAGGTATGTTAGGCGAATTAATATGTTTAGTAACTACAATACATATATATATTATATAAATCAAGGTAAACACGAAGGTTATGTATTGAGAAAAGATGGTAAAAACATTAAATCAATAATGCTACCTAAAAATGCAAAAATAGCTAGGAGTATTGAAATAATAAAGTTTAAATCTGATGGGTCGCCTCAAAAGGCGTCTACAATAGAGATATATAATAATAGATTAAGAAAAACTATAACAATAACACCTGTAAGTGGAAGAGTACTTCTGAAAGAGGGAAAATATGAAACATAAATATGGTTACTTGCTTTTGGAAAGTGTAGTATCATTGTCTTCAATGGTGATAATTATACTAGTTTTATATTCTATATTTTTGTCTACAATAAACTTAAAGTTAAAAGTAGAAGATAAGATAGAACTACAACAACAAAGTCTTGAAATCATAAAATCTATGGAAGGAATTATTGGCAATTCTATGGGAATAATGAATATATCTAATTATGAAGAAACATTTAAAAAGACAACGTCTATAAAATGTAGATATGTAGATGAAAATAATAATGAAGAAGGCATAAGTAATAAAGAAATTATATTGAATGAAAGACGAAATAAGTTATTTGTAAATTCTTTAAATGGCGAAAGTAGTCAAGCAGGTGGTTATGAAATTGGAGATTATGTAGATGAAATGTATGTATCAATTACTAATAATGGTCAATATGTTAATATTAAATTGAAATTATCAAAACGTAGTCAAAAATATGAGACTGATTTCAAAATAAAAGTATGGAATTTTAGTGAAAGTATATAAAAATACATAAATTTAAGAGAAAGAAATGACATCAATAAGTCATATAAAATATAATTATTGAGAACTATATAACTAAATAATATCAATATGTAAAGTGTATAGATTAAGAATATAGAGGATAATAATAAAAATATAGAATAAGTAATTTGCCAAATACTTGTTTATATTGTATAACTTATGATATTATGATATTAGTAAAAATTTGTAATCCTGACTTGACAGAATTCAAGTAAGAGATATAATTTTAAAGGCATAGTAATGTAAAATTTACTAAAAAATAAGAAATTTATTTTAATATGGAGGAACAAAAAATGGTATCAGCAGGTGATTTTAGAAAAGGTGTTACATTTGAAAAAGATGGACAACCATGTTTAGTAGTTGATTTTCAACACGTTAAGCCAGGTAAAGGAGCTGCTTTCGTTAGAACTAAATACAAAAACTTAAAAACAGGAGCTATAAGAGAAGAAAGTTTCAATCCAAGTGAAAAATTCCCTAAGGCTGTTATAGATACAAGACAAATGCAATATCTATACAATGATGGTGAGTTATATTATTTTATGGATCAAGAAAATTTTGAACAAATACCATTAAACTATGAGCAAGTTGAAGATGCAATTAAGTTCTTAAAAGAAAATGAAGTTGCTACAATAAGATTTTACCAAGGACAACCATTCCAAGTGGAAGCGCCAAACTTTGCAGAGCTAGAAGTTACAGATACAGAGCCAGGTATAAAAGGTGATACAGCAAGTAATGTAACTAAAGCAGCTACAGTTGAAACTGGAGCAGTTGTTCAAGTTCCATTATTTATAAATACTGGAGATAAAGTAAAGATAGATACTAGAACAGGTGAATATTTATCAAGAGTATAAAAATTTATGTATATAAAAGCT from Clostridioides difficile ATCC 9689 = DSM 1296 includes the following:
- the efp gene encoding elongation factor P, with the protein product MVSAGDFRKGVTFEKDGQPCLVVDFQHVKPGKGAAFVRTKYKNLKTGAIREESFNPSEKFPKAVIDTRQMQYLYNDGELYYFMDQENFEQIPLNYEQVEDAIKFLKENEVATIRFYQGQPFQVEAPNFAELEVTDTEPGIKGDTASNVTKAATVETGAVVQVPLFINTGDKVKIDTRTGEYLSRV